A region from the Canis aureus isolate CA01 chromosome 8, VMU_Caureus_v.1.0, whole genome shotgun sequence genome encodes:
- the DNAJA3 gene encoding dnaJ homolog subfamily A member 3, mitochondrial isoform X1, whose translation MAAWCSSRWLLVAVGIPRLPVAAGRGARPSRGGVVGASLGHKLNVSTSAPSLGGRGSGALLTLTPGVSFKGVKSYPFVCTASFHTSSPLAKEDYYQILGVPRNASQKEIKKAYYQLAKKYHPDTNKDDPKAKEKFSQLAEAYEVLSDEVKRKQYDAYGSAGFDPGAGSSGQSYWKGGPTVDPEELFRKIFGEFSSSSFGDFQSVFNQPQEYIMELTFNQAAKGVNKEFTVNITDTCERCDGKGNEPGTKMQNCHYCGGSGMETINTGPFVMRSTCRRCGGRGSIITSPCVVCRGAGQAKQKKKVMIPVPAGVEDGQTVRMPVGKREIFITFRVQKSPVFRRDGADIHSDLFISIAQAILGGTARAQGLYETINVTIPPGIQSDQKIRMSGKGIPRINSYGYGDHYIHIKIRVPKRLTSRQQSLILSYAEDETDVEGTVNGVTNTSTGGRTMDSSARGKARPEAGEDKEGFLSKLKKMFTS comes from the exons ATGGCGGCGTGGTGCTCCTCACGCTGGTTGTTGGTAGCCGTGGGGATTCCGCGGCTGCCGGTTGCAGCGGGGAGAGGAGCCCGGCCGTCTAGGGGGGGCGTGGTGGGGGCTTCGCTGGGCCACAAGCTGAACGTCAGTACCTCCGCGCCTTCCCTGGGAGGTCGGGGCTCCGGGGCACTGCTGACATTGACACCCGGTGTCAGCTTCAAAG gagtaAAAAGTTACCCTTTTGTTTGTACTGCCTCCTTCCACACGAGCTCCCCTTTGGCCAAAGAGGATTATTACCAGATACTAGGAGTGCCCCGAAATGCCAGCCAGAAGGAGATCAAGAAAGCCTATTACCAG CTGGCCAAGAAATACCACCCGGACACAAATAAGGACGATCCCAAAGCCAAGGAGAAGTTCTCCCAGCTGGCAGAAGCCTACGAG GTGCTGAGTGACGAAGTGAAGAGGAAGCAGTATGATGCATACGGCTCTGCTGGCTTTGATCCTGGGGCCGGCAGCTCCGGACAGAGCTACTGGAAGGGAGGCCCCACTGTCGACCCAGAGGAGCTCTTCAGGAAGATCTTTGGGGAGTTCTCATCATCTTCTTTTGGAGATTTCCAGAGTGTATTCAATCAACCTCAGGAG TACATCATGGAGTTGACGTTTAATCAAGCTGCCAAGGGGGTCAACAAGGAGTTCACTGTGAACATCACTGACACCTGCGAGCGCTGTGACGGCAAAGGGAATGAGCCTGGCACCAAGATGCAGAATTGCCACTACTGTGGTGGCTCCGGCATG GAAACCATAAATACAGGCCCTTTTGTGATGCGCTCCACATGTCGGAGATGTGGGGGTCGAGGCTCCATCATCACGTCCCCCTGCGTGGTGTGCAGAGGAGCAGGACAagccaagcagaagaagaaagtgaTGATACCCGTACCTGCCG GAGTCGAGGATGGGCAGACTGTACGGATGCCTGTAGGAAAAAGGGAAATTTTCATCACATTCAGG GTGCAGAAAAGCCCTGTGTTCCGGAGGGACGGTGCAGACATCCACTCCGACCTCTTTATTTCCATAGCTCAGGCTATTCTTGGAGGGACAGCCAGAGCGCAGGGCCTGTACGAGACAATTAACGTGACG ATACCCCCTGGGATTCAGTCAGACCAGAAGATTCGGATGAGTGGGAAGGGCATCCCTCGGATTAACAGCTACGGCTATGGAGATCACTACATTCACATCAAGATAAGAGTTCCAAA GAGACTGACAAGCCGGCAGCAGAGCCTGATCCTAAGCTATGCCGAAGATGAGACCGATGTGGAGGGGACGGTGAATGGTGTCACCAACACAAGCACGG
- the DNAJA3 gene encoding dnaJ homolog subfamily A member 3, mitochondrial isoform X3, translated as MAAWCSSRWLLVAVGIPRLPVAAGRGARPSRGGVVGASLGHKLNVSTSAPSLGGRGSGALLTLTPGVSFKGVKSYPFVCTASFHTSSPLAKEDYYQILGVPRNASQKEIKKAYYQLAKKYHPDTNKDDPKAKEKFSQLAEAYEVLSDEVKRKQYDAYGSAGFDPGAGSSGQSYWKGGPTVDPEELFRKIFGEFSSSSFGDFQSVFNQPQEYIMELTFNQAAKGVNKEFTVNITDTCERCDGKGNEPGTKMQNCHYCGGSGMETINTGPFVMRSTCRRCGGRGSIITSPCVVCRGAGQAKQKKKVMIPVPAGVEDGQTVRMPVGKREIFITFRVQKSPVFRRDGADIHSDLFISIAQAILGGTARAQGLYETINVTIPPGIQSDQKIRMSGKGIPRINSYGYGDHYIHIKIRVPKRLTSRQQSLILSYAEDETDVEGTVNGVTNTSTGW; from the exons ATGGCGGCGTGGTGCTCCTCACGCTGGTTGTTGGTAGCCGTGGGGATTCCGCGGCTGCCGGTTGCAGCGGGGAGAGGAGCCCGGCCGTCTAGGGGGGGCGTGGTGGGGGCTTCGCTGGGCCACAAGCTGAACGTCAGTACCTCCGCGCCTTCCCTGGGAGGTCGGGGCTCCGGGGCACTGCTGACATTGACACCCGGTGTCAGCTTCAAAG gagtaAAAAGTTACCCTTTTGTTTGTACTGCCTCCTTCCACACGAGCTCCCCTTTGGCCAAAGAGGATTATTACCAGATACTAGGAGTGCCCCGAAATGCCAGCCAGAAGGAGATCAAGAAAGCCTATTACCAG CTGGCCAAGAAATACCACCCGGACACAAATAAGGACGATCCCAAAGCCAAGGAGAAGTTCTCCCAGCTGGCAGAAGCCTACGAG GTGCTGAGTGACGAAGTGAAGAGGAAGCAGTATGATGCATACGGCTCTGCTGGCTTTGATCCTGGGGCCGGCAGCTCCGGACAGAGCTACTGGAAGGGAGGCCCCACTGTCGACCCAGAGGAGCTCTTCAGGAAGATCTTTGGGGAGTTCTCATCATCTTCTTTTGGAGATTTCCAGAGTGTATTCAATCAACCTCAGGAG TACATCATGGAGTTGACGTTTAATCAAGCTGCCAAGGGGGTCAACAAGGAGTTCACTGTGAACATCACTGACACCTGCGAGCGCTGTGACGGCAAAGGGAATGAGCCTGGCACCAAGATGCAGAATTGCCACTACTGTGGTGGCTCCGGCATG GAAACCATAAATACAGGCCCTTTTGTGATGCGCTCCACATGTCGGAGATGTGGGGGTCGAGGCTCCATCATCACGTCCCCCTGCGTGGTGTGCAGAGGAGCAGGACAagccaagcagaagaagaaagtgaTGATACCCGTACCTGCCG GAGTCGAGGATGGGCAGACTGTACGGATGCCTGTAGGAAAAAGGGAAATTTTCATCACATTCAGG GTGCAGAAAAGCCCTGTGTTCCGGAGGGACGGTGCAGACATCCACTCCGACCTCTTTATTTCCATAGCTCAGGCTATTCTTGGAGGGACAGCCAGAGCGCAGGGCCTGTACGAGACAATTAACGTGACG ATACCCCCTGGGATTCAGTCAGACCAGAAGATTCGGATGAGTGGGAAGGGCATCCCTCGGATTAACAGCTACGGCTATGGAGATCACTACATTCACATCAAGATAAGAGTTCCAAA GAGACTGACAAGCCGGCAGCAGAGCCTGATCCTAAGCTATGCCGAAGATGAGACCGATGTGGAGGGGACGGTGAATGGTGTCACCAACACAAGCACGG
- the DNAJA3 gene encoding dnaJ homolog subfamily A member 3, mitochondrial isoform X2, with the protein MAAWCSSRWLLVAVGIPRLPVAAGRGARPSRGGVVGASLGHKLNVSTSAPSLGGRGSGALLTLTPGVSFKGVKSYPFVCTASFHTSSPLAKEDYYQILGVPRNASQKEIKKAYYQLAKKYHPDTNKDDPKAKEKFSQLAEAYEVLSDEVKRKQYDAYGSAGFDPGAGSSGQSYWKGGPTVDPEELFRKIFGEFSSSSFGDFQSVFNQPQEYIMELTFNQAAKGVNKEFTVNITDTCERCDGKGNEPGTKMQNCHYCGGSGMETINTGPFVMRSTCRRCGGRGSIITSPCVVCRGAGQAKQKKKVMIPVPAGVEDGQTVRMPVGKREIFITFRVQKSPVFRRDGADIHSDLFISIAQAILGGTARAQGLYETINVTIPPGIQSDQKIRMSGKGIPRINSYGYGDHYIHIKIRVPKRLTSRQQSLILSYAEDETDVEGTVNGVTNTSTGKRSTGN; encoded by the exons ATGGCGGCGTGGTGCTCCTCACGCTGGTTGTTGGTAGCCGTGGGGATTCCGCGGCTGCCGGTTGCAGCGGGGAGAGGAGCCCGGCCGTCTAGGGGGGGCGTGGTGGGGGCTTCGCTGGGCCACAAGCTGAACGTCAGTACCTCCGCGCCTTCCCTGGGAGGTCGGGGCTCCGGGGCACTGCTGACATTGACACCCGGTGTCAGCTTCAAAG gagtaAAAAGTTACCCTTTTGTTTGTACTGCCTCCTTCCACACGAGCTCCCCTTTGGCCAAAGAGGATTATTACCAGATACTAGGAGTGCCCCGAAATGCCAGCCAGAAGGAGATCAAGAAAGCCTATTACCAG CTGGCCAAGAAATACCACCCGGACACAAATAAGGACGATCCCAAAGCCAAGGAGAAGTTCTCCCAGCTGGCAGAAGCCTACGAG GTGCTGAGTGACGAAGTGAAGAGGAAGCAGTATGATGCATACGGCTCTGCTGGCTTTGATCCTGGGGCCGGCAGCTCCGGACAGAGCTACTGGAAGGGAGGCCCCACTGTCGACCCAGAGGAGCTCTTCAGGAAGATCTTTGGGGAGTTCTCATCATCTTCTTTTGGAGATTTCCAGAGTGTATTCAATCAACCTCAGGAG TACATCATGGAGTTGACGTTTAATCAAGCTGCCAAGGGGGTCAACAAGGAGTTCACTGTGAACATCACTGACACCTGCGAGCGCTGTGACGGCAAAGGGAATGAGCCTGGCACCAAGATGCAGAATTGCCACTACTGTGGTGGCTCCGGCATG GAAACCATAAATACAGGCCCTTTTGTGATGCGCTCCACATGTCGGAGATGTGGGGGTCGAGGCTCCATCATCACGTCCCCCTGCGTGGTGTGCAGAGGAGCAGGACAagccaagcagaagaagaaagtgaTGATACCCGTACCTGCCG GAGTCGAGGATGGGCAGACTGTACGGATGCCTGTAGGAAAAAGGGAAATTTTCATCACATTCAGG GTGCAGAAAAGCCCTGTGTTCCGGAGGGACGGTGCAGACATCCACTCCGACCTCTTTATTTCCATAGCTCAGGCTATTCTTGGAGGGACAGCCAGAGCGCAGGGCCTGTACGAGACAATTAACGTGACG ATACCCCCTGGGATTCAGTCAGACCAGAAGATTCGGATGAGTGGGAAGGGCATCCCTCGGATTAACAGCTACGGCTATGGAGATCACTACATTCACATCAAGATAAGAGTTCCAAA GAGACTGACAAGCCGGCAGCAGAGCCTGATCCTAAGCTATGCCGAAGATGAGACCGATGTGGAGGGGACGGTGAATGGTGTCACCAACACAAGCACGG